In Porphyrobacter sp. LM 6, one DNA window encodes the following:
- a CDS encoding ribonuclease HII: MLGVTPGFMVASEPLVIGVDEAGRGPLAGPVVAAAVVLGGAIPAGLDDSKRLSAKRRAVLDLAIRETCCWALAVVEADEIDRLNIFQATMLGMTRAVASLTAALDAAVGEVLIDGNMTPAGRCADWCWPARAIVGGDGIEPAISAASIIAKEWRDRMMLEAASQHPHYGWERNKGYGTAEHIEALRLHGPTPLHRRSFAPVSQLPLI, translated from the coding sequence ATGCTAGGGGTCACTCCGGGTTTCATGGTTGCGAGCGAACCGCTCGTCATCGGGGTCGACGAGGCGGGCCGCGGGCCGCTCGCCGGGCCGGTGGTGGCTGCGGCGGTGGTGCTGGGGGGCGCGATACCTGCGGGGCTCGACGATTCCAAGCGCCTTTCCGCCAAACGCCGCGCTGTGCTCGATCTGGCGATCCGTGAGACCTGTTGCTGGGCCCTGGCGGTGGTGGAGGCCGACGAGATCGACCGGCTCAATATCTTCCAGGCGACCATGCTGGGGATGACCCGCGCGGTCGCCAGCCTCACTGCGGCGCTCGATGCGGCGGTGGGCGAGGTGCTGATCGATGGCAACATGACCCCCGCCGGACGCTGCGCCGATTGGTGCTGGCCGGCGCGCGCGATTGTCGGCGGGGACGGGATCGAACCGGCGATCTCCGCCGCCTCGATCATCGCCAAGGAATGGCGCGACCGGATGATGCTGGAAGCAGCCAGCCAGCACCCGCACTACGGCTGGGAGCGCAACAAGGGTTACGGCACCGCCGAGCATATCGAGGCGCTGCGCCTCCACGGCCCGACTCCGCTCCACCGCCGCAGCTTTGCGCCGGTATCGCAGTTGCCGCTGATCTGA
- a CDS encoding site-specific DNA-methyltransferase, with protein MSVIEKTKLREKSAVKAPKIAPALDLPLGRILPGDCIEAMRSLPSASVDLVFADPPYNLQLGGDLNRPDGSHVDAVTDHWDQFDSMAAYDKFTREWLTEARRVLKPDGALWVIGSYHNIFRVGAILQDLGFWILNDIVWRKTNPMPNFKGTRFTNAHETLIWASMGEKSRYHFNYRAMKTLNDELQMRSDWVLPICSGGERLKEDGKKAHPTQKPEALLYRVLLATTEKGDVVLDPFFGTGTTGAVAKRLGREWIGCEREDFYRGVAEKRIARELPLDESALTTMQSARTAPKVAFGAVVENGLIPPGSKVFDKKRRWIATVRADGSLECDGKTGSIHGLGKEVQGAPSCNGWAFWHYEVPGVSRGDVQPIDAARQLYLLASED; from the coding sequence GTGAGCGTGATAGAAAAGACGAAGTTGCGGGAAAAAAGCGCTGTAAAAGCGCCAAAAATTGCGCCCGCGCTCGATCTGCCGCTGGGCCGTATCCTGCCGGGTGACTGTATCGAGGCGATGCGTTCGCTGCCCTCGGCCAGCGTTGATCTCGTGTTCGCCGATCCGCCCTATAACCTCCAGCTTGGCGGCGATCTCAATCGCCCGGATGGAAGCCATGTCGATGCGGTGACCGATCACTGGGACCAGTTCGACAGCATGGCAGCCTATGACAAGTTCACCCGCGAATGGCTGACCGAGGCGCGCCGCGTGCTCAAGCCCGATGGCGCACTGTGGGTGATCGGCAGCTACCACAATATCTTCCGCGTCGGCGCGATCTTGCAGGATCTGGGCTTCTGGATCCTCAACGATATCGTCTGGCGCAAGACCAATCCGATGCCCAATTTCAAGGGCACGCGCTTCACCAACGCGCATGAAACGCTGATCTGGGCGAGCATGGGCGAGAAGTCGCGCTACCACTTCAATTACCGCGCGATGAAGACGCTCAACGACGAGCTTCAGATGCGTTCGGACTGGGTGCTGCCGATCTGCTCGGGCGGTGAACGCCTGAAGGAAGATGGCAAGAAGGCCCACCCGACCCAGAAGCCCGAGGCGCTGCTCTATCGCGTGCTGCTGGCGACGACCGAGAAGGGCGACGTGGTGCTCGATCCCTTCTTCGGCACCGGCACCACCGGCGCCGTCGCCAAGCGTCTGGGCCGCGAATGGATCGGCTGCGAGCGTGAGGACTTCTATCGCGGCGTCGCCGAAAAGCGGATCGCGCGCGAACTGCCGCTTGATGAAAGCGCGCTCACCACGATGCAATCGGCCCGCACCGCGCCCAAGGTGGCGTTCGGCGCGGTGGTCGAGAACGGGCTGATCCCGCCGGGTTCCAAGGTTTTCGACAAGAAGCGCCGCTGGATTGCCACGGTGCGCGCCGATGGCAGCCTCGAATGCGACGGCAAGACCGGATCGATCCACGGCCTCGGCAAGGAGGTGCAGGGTGCGCCTTCATGCAATGGCTGGGCCTTCTGGCACTACGAAGTGCCGGGGGTTTCCCGGGGCGATGTCCAGCCGATCGATGCCGCGCGTCAGCTCTACCTGCTCGCCAGCGAGGACTGA
- the folP gene encoding dihydropteroate synthase, with protein MAASVYLQPITLVSGPQAVEGGAVRLGGSMAYAREFALVVRSADCAVTGRTVFTPEAFEQAIAPLPDALAAEARQQWANLARVHAPLQLGARTIRLDQPQVMGILNVTPDSFSDGGQHEAAEAGRAHAAAMLEAGAAIIDIGGESTRPGASATFEDEEIRRVLPAVEYCSAMGAAISVDTRRAGVLQAALGAGAHMANDVSALRYDPRSIEVVAASACQVVLMHAPGAGEDLHKGGDYSDVVSTVFDFLKDARARAIAAGIAEERIILDPGIGFGKSLAENLSLINTLPLFHALGSPLLLGVSRKRMIGALSAEEDADARLAGSIALAVKGMEAGVHLLRVHDVGETVQARNVWRGLRDAALTDFSQFPPL; from the coding sequence ATGGCCGCCTCCGTCTATCTCCAGCCGATCACGCTCGTCTCAGGCCCGCAGGCGGTGGAGGGCGGCGCGGTGCGGCTGGGCGGCTCGATGGCTTATGCCCGCGAATTCGCGCTGGTGGTGCGAAGCGCGGATTGTGCGGTGACGGGGCGCACGGTGTTCACGCCCGAGGCTTTCGAACAGGCGATTGCCCCGCTCCCCGATGCTCTGGCGGCAGAAGCCCGCCAGCAATGGGCCAACCTCGCGAGGGTTCATGCCCCGCTGCAACTGGGCGCACGCACTATCCGGCTCGATCAGCCGCAGGTGATGGGCATCCTCAACGTCACGCCTGACAGCTTCTCCGATGGCGGCCAGCACGAGGCCGCCGAGGCAGGGCGCGCCCATGCCGCAGCCATGCTTGAGGCGGGCGCGGCGATCATCGATATCGGGGGCGAAAGCACGCGGCCCGGTGCCTCGGCCACCTTCGAGGACGAAGAAATCCGCCGGGTTCTGCCCGCAGTCGAATACTGCTCTGCGATGGGCGCGGCGATTAGCGTCGATACCCGGCGCGCGGGCGTGTTGCAGGCGGCGCTGGGGGCAGGCGCGCATATGGCGAACGACGTTTCGGCATTGCGTTATGACCCGCGCAGCATCGAGGTGGTGGCAGCGAGCGCCTGCCAGGTGGTGCTGATGCACGCGCCGGGCGCAGGCGAGGATCTGCACAAGGGCGGCGACTATTCCGACGTGGTGAGCACGGTGTTCGACTTCCTCAAGGATGCCCGCGCCCGCGCCATCGCCGCGGGCATCGCCGAGGAGCGCATCATCCTTGATCCCGGCATCGGCTTCGGCAAATCGCTCGCTGAAAACCTATCTCTGATCAATACCTTGCCGCTGTTCCATGCGCTCGGCAGCCCGCTGCTGCTCGGGGTGAGCCGCAAGCGCATGATCGGCGCGCTCTCAGCCGAGGAGGACGCCGATGCGCGGCTTGCCGGATCGATTGCGCTGGCGGTGAAGGGCATGGAGGCGGGCGTCCACCTGCTGCGCGTGCATGACGTGGGCGAGACGGTGCAGGCGCGCAACGTGTGGCGCGGCCTGCGCGATGCGGCGCTGACCGATTTCAGCCAGTTCCCCCCGCTCTGA
- a CDS encoding alkaline phosphatase D family protein: protein MRLSLLAATALAAAGFAAAPLLADNHAARSDVPDSVSLSPDQLLAPYYAELRKKVAMPEAGPNPALSPSTTLTRIAFGSCNHQSAPQHMWAQIASANPQLFLMIGDNVYGDNGWDGDAGLESLRASYALQASHPEFAGFRAKHPMMATWDDHDFGLNDAGGSFPMRRWAEELFESFWGSSDAVRARPGIYDSTITGPEGKRVQVILLDTRFFRSDLKRMAWTKDRPPLGGYLPDDSAGKTVLGADQWAWLAAELAKPADVRIVVSSTQVITQAHQFEGWTNFPAERTRLLDMLAGREASGLVILSGDRHAAGIYKTEHKGETMWELTSSSLNLTFGSDTERSTAREPDPTRISPFFPIENYGLIDIDWKGKGLTMTLKGNTSATLAEQRFSW, encoded by the coding sequence ATGCGCCTGTCGCTGCTTGCCGCCACCGCTCTTGCCGCCGCCGGATTTGCTGCCGCGCCGCTGCTGGCCGATAACCACGCAGCCCGGAGCGATGTGCCCGATAGCGTCAGCCTCTCGCCCGACCAGCTGCTCGCCCCCTATTATGCCGAGCTGCGCAAGAAGGTGGCGATGCCCGAAGCCGGGCCGAACCCCGCTCTCAGCCCCTCGACGACGCTGACCCGCATCGCCTTTGGCAGCTGCAACCACCAGTCCGCGCCGCAGCATATGTGGGCGCAGATCGCCTCGGCCAATCCGCAGCTGTTCCTGATGATCGGCGACAATGTCTATGGCGACAACGGCTGGGATGGCGATGCCGGGCTTGAGAGCCTGCGCGCCTCCTATGCACTCCAGGCTTCGCACCCCGAATTCGCCGGTTTTCGCGCCAAGCACCCGATGATGGCGACCTGGGACGATCACGACTTCGGCCTCAACGATGCAGGCGGCAGTTTCCCGATGCGCCGCTGGGCCGAGGAGCTGTTCGAGAGCTTCTGGGGATCATCCGATGCGGTGCGCGCGCGTCCGGGCATCTACGACAGCACCATCACAGGGCCTGAGGGCAAGCGCGTGCAGGTGATCCTGCTCGATACGCGCTTCTTCCGCTCGGATTTGAAGCGCATGGCATGGACCAAAGATCGCCCGCCGCTGGGCGGCTATCTGCCCGATGACAGCGCGGGCAAGACCGTGCTCGGCGCCGATCAATGGGCGTGGCTGGCGGCTGAGCTGGCGAAGCCTGCCGATGTGCGGATCGTCGTCTCTTCGACGCAGGTGATCACCCAGGCGCACCAGTTCGAAGGCTGGACCAATTTCCCGGCGGAACGCACCAGGCTGCTCGACATGCTGGCCGGGCGCGAGGCGAGCGGGCTGGTGATCCTCTCGGGCGATCGCCATGCGGCGGGCATCTACAAGACCGAACACAAGGGCGAGACGATGTGGGAGCTGACCAGCTCGTCGCTCAACCTCACGTTCGGCAGCGATACCGAACGCAGCACCGCGCGCGAGCCTGATCCGACCCGCATTTCGCCCTTCTTCCCGATCGAGAATTACGGGCTGATCGACATCGACTGGAAGGGCAAGGGCCTGACCATGACGCTCAAGGGCAACACCAGCGCGACGCTGGCGGAGCAGCGCTTCAGCTGGTAA
- a CDS encoding SDR family NAD(P)-dependent oxidoreductase, whose translation MTQIQDFAGRSALVTGAASGIGAACARALAARGAAKLILVDVDGAGLDALELPGCEVHRVVGSVAEEALWVGLDPLLTGLDHAVVNAGIGSGGPIASISFAEWRRVMAVNLDGAFLTLAAALRAMAARGGSAVVVSSTTGLKPVPGIGPYGVAKAAVAHMARIAAAESAKHGIRVNAIAPGGVDTAIWDGGEDFRASVERIGREATLKAMSKTTPLGRFATSDEMADSILYLLSDASSNITGHVMVSDGGFTL comes from the coding sequence ATGACACAGATTCAGGACTTTGCAGGGCGCTCGGCGCTCGTCACCGGGGCGGCTTCGGGAATCGGGGCGGCGTGTGCGCGGGCGCTGGCGGCGCGGGGTGCGGCCAAGCTGATCCTCGTCGATGTCGATGGTGCGGGGCTGGATGCGCTCGAGCTTCCGGGGTGCGAAGTGCACCGCGTGGTCGGCAGCGTCGCCGAAGAGGCGCTTTGGGTGGGTCTAGACCCCCTCTTGACCGGTCTAGACCATGCCGTGGTCAACGCAGGTATCGGTTCGGGCGGCCCGATTGCATCGATTTCCTTCGCTGAATGGCGCCGTGTGATGGCCGTGAACCTTGATGGTGCGTTCCTGACGCTGGCCGCCGCCTTGCGGGCCATGGCAGCGCGCGGCGGCAGCGCGGTTGTCGTCTCCTCGACCACCGGATTGAAGCCGGTGCCGGGCATCGGCCCTTATGGTGTCGCCAAGGCGGCCGTCGCCCACATGGCGCGCATCGCCGCTGCCGAGAGCGCCAAGCACGGCATTCGCGTCAATGCGATAGCGCCCGGCGGCGTCGATACCGCGATCTGGGACGGGGGCGAGGATTTCCGCGCCTCGGTCGAACGGATCGGGCGCGAGGCGACCTTGAAGGCGATGTCCAAGACCACGCCGCTCGGCCGTTTCGCCACCTCGGACGAGATGGCGGACAGCATCCTCTACCTGCTGAGCGACGCCAGTTCCAACATTACCGGCCACGTGATGGTTTCAGACGGCGGGTTTACCCTCTGA
- a CDS encoding sigma-54-dependent transcriptional regulator produces the protein MDCHPDAHADARIVLLIDDEPAQSRLITAIAAREGWRTIVATDADTAIAVLGTREGMQLSAILLDQWVPGDDACTLIAELKARRPALPILMLTTSASPLLAVEAMRAGASDYLVKPVSPDRLMDALRAATTRQTERDELAPLTEKMSASLDFDAMIGTAPPFRAALAQAAKAARGHGHVLIEGESGTGKEMLMRAMHSASPRAKEPLRIINLASIPTGSIDSVLFGHEPGSFPGAFDRQIGAFQHCDGGTLVLDEIDRLTPALQQRLIDALTSGIIRPVGATYGFRVDVRLLVTSNVGLDRMVEAGQFDADLASRLSATRIVLPPLRERTGDIPALTRHFLARIGEQPGLNHLSISESALGLLAAYDWPGNVRQLQSVLFRAAVYCEGNTLTEESFPQLSEMLGEQSGASHANTHEGVGIMLYTPDGNLRPLEEIEADVIRLAIGHYRGRMTEVARRLGIGRSTLYRKLSDLGIDNAA, from the coding sequence ATGGATTGCCACCCCGATGCGCACGCCGATGCGCGAATCGTGTTGCTCATCGATGATGAGCCCGCACAGTCGCGCCTGATCACCGCCATCGCCGCGCGCGAAGGCTGGCGCACGATCGTTGCCACCGATGCCGATACCGCGATCGCCGTGCTGGGCACGCGCGAAGGGATGCAGCTGTCCGCGATCCTGCTCGATCAGTGGGTGCCGGGCGATGATGCCTGCACGCTGATCGCCGAACTGAAGGCCCGCCGCCCGGCCCTGCCGATCCTGATGCTCACCACCAGCGCCTCGCCGCTGCTCGCGGTTGAAGCGATGCGGGCGGGCGCGAGTGACTATCTGGTCAAGCCCGTTTCGCCCGACAGGCTGATGGATGCGCTGCGCGCCGCCACCACCCGCCAGACCGAGCGTGACGAGCTCGCCCCGCTGACCGAGAAGATGTCGGCCAGCCTCGATTTCGATGCGATGATCGGCACCGCCCCGCCGTTCCGCGCCGCGCTGGCGCAGGCCGCCAAGGCCGCGCGCGGCCACGGCCATGTGCTGATCGAAGGCGAAAGCGGCACCGGCAAGGAAATGCTGATGCGCGCGATGCACAGCGCATCCCCGCGCGCCAAGGAGCCGCTGCGGATCATCAACCTCGCCTCGATCCCGACCGGCTCGATCGATTCGGTGCTGTTCGGGCACGAACCCGGCAGCTTCCCCGGCGCGTTTGATCGCCAGATCGGCGCGTTCCAGCATTGCGACGGCGGCACGCTGGTGCTCGACGAGATCGACCGGCTTACTCCCGCGCTGCAACAGCGCTTGATCGACGCGCTGACCAGCGGGATCATCCGCCCGGTGGGTGCGACCTATGGCTTCCGCGTCGATGTGCGGCTGCTCGTCACCAGCAATGTCGGGCTCGACCGGATGGTTGAGGCCGGCCAGTTCGACGCCGATCTGGCGAGCCGCCTCAGCGCGACCCGCATCGTGCTGCCGCCCTTGCGCGAGCGCACCGGCGATATTCCGGCGCTGACCCGCCATTTCCTTGCCCGCATCGGCGAACAGCCGGGCCTCAACCACCTTTCGATCTCCGAAAGCGCGCTGGGCCTGCTGGCCGCCTACGACTGGCCGGGCAATGTCCGCCAGCTGCAATCCGTGCTGTTCCGCGCGGCGGTCTATTGCGAAGGCAACACGCTCACCGAGGAAAGCTTCCCGCAACTGTCCGAAATGCTCGGCGAGCAGAGCGGCGCGAGCCATGCGAACACGCACGAAGGCGTGGGCATCATGCTCTACACCCCCGACGGCAACCTGCGCCCGCTGGAAGAGATCGAGGCTGACGTGATCCGCCTCGCCATCGGCCATTACCGCGGCCGCATGACCGAAGTGGCGCGGCGCCTCGGGATCGGGCGTTCGACGCTCTACCGCAAGCTCAGCGATCTCGGGATCGACAACGCGGCTTGA
- a CDS encoding NAD(P) transhydrogenase subunit alpha, whose protein sequence is MKIAILKERASGETRVAATPETVKKFAALGLEVAVEKGAGETASVEDAAYAEAGASLGTAAATVKDADIVLGIQAPDVKLLKGAKPGAWVAALFDPFTKRDVVDAYAAAGLEALSMEFMPRITRAQSMDVLSSQSNLAGYKAVLAAADAYGRAFPMMMTAAGTVQAARAFIMGVGVAGLQAIATARRLGAQVSATDVRSATKEQIQSLGAKPIFVENVAGIEGEGSGGYATEMSEEYQKAQAELVSAHIAKQDIVITTALIPGRAAPRLITDAQIATMKPGSVIFDLAVAQGGNVEGSKADEVVIKHGVKIIGYSNTPAALPADASALFARNHYNFLSAFWDKEQGKPVLDEEIGNAIRLTQGGKVVNERLLG, encoded by the coding sequence GTGAAGATCGCCATCCTCAAGGAGCGCGCCTCGGGCGAGACGCGCGTCGCCGCCACGCCGGAAACGGTGAAGAAGTTTGCTGCCCTCGGCCTCGAGGTCGCGGTCGAGAAAGGCGCGGGCGAGACCGCGTCGGTCGAAGACGCGGCCTATGCCGAAGCGGGCGCGAGCCTCGGCACCGCAGCCGCGACGGTCAAGGATGCCGATATCGTGCTGGGCATTCAGGCCCCCGATGTGAAGCTGCTCAAGGGCGCCAAGCCCGGCGCATGGGTGGCGGCGCTGTTCGATCCCTTCACCAAGCGTGACGTGGTCGATGCCTATGCGGCGGCGGGCCTCGAGGCGCTGAGCATGGAATTCATGCCGCGTATCACCCGCGCGCAGTCGATGGACGTGCTCTCCTCGCAGTCGAACCTTGCGGGGTACAAGGCGGTGCTGGCGGCAGCGGATGCCTATGGTCGCGCCTTCCCGATGATGATGACCGCAGCCGGCACAGTGCAGGCCGCGCGCGCCTTCATCATGGGTGTGGGGGTTGCCGGCCTTCAGGCAATCGCCACCGCGCGGCGCCTGGGCGCACAGGTCTCCGCGACCGACGTGCGCTCGGCCACCAAGGAGCAGATCCAGTCGCTGGGTGCCAAGCCGATCTTCGTCGAGAATGTCGCTGGCATCGAAGGCGAAGGTTCGGGCGGCTATGCCACCGAAATGAGCGAGGAATACCAGAAGGCGCAGGCCGAACTGGTTAGCGCGCACATCGCCAAGCAGGACATCGTGATCACCACAGCGCTGATCCCGGGCCGCGCCGCGCCGCGCCTCATCACCGACGCACAGATCGCGACGATGAAGCCCGGCAGCGTGATCTTCGATCTCGCGGTGGCGCAGGGCGGCAACGTGGAAGGCTCGAAGGCGGACGAGGTCGTGATCAAGCACGGCGTCAAGATCATCGGCTATTCGAACACCCCCGCCGCGCTCCCCGCCGACGCCTCGGCGTTGTTTGCGCGCAACCACTACAACTTCCTCAGCGCCTTCTGGGACAAGGAGCAGGGCAAGCCCGTGCTCGACGAGGAAATCGGCAATGCGATCCGGCTGACGCAGGGCGGCAAGGTGGTCAACGAACGGCTGCTGGGGTGA
- a CDS encoding NAD(P) transhydrogenase subunit alpha translates to MDFISILSIFVLACFVGYYVVWSVTPALHTPLMAVTNAISSVIIVGALIASAEAASPIAKYLGLFGVVLASINIFGGFAVTERMLAMYKKKEK, encoded by the coding sequence ATGGACTTCATCTCAATCCTTTCGATCTTCGTGCTGGCCTGTTTCGTGGGCTATTACGTGGTGTGGTCGGTGACCCCGGCGCTGCACACCCCGCTGATGGCGGTAACCAACGCGATCTCCTCGGTGATCATCGTCGGCGCGCTGATCGCTTCGGCCGAGGCCGCGAGCCCGATCGCCAAGTATCTCGGCCTGTTCGGGGTGGTGCTTGCCAGCATCAACATCTTCGGCGGCTTCGCGGTGACCGAGCGCATGCTCGCGATGTACAAGAAGAAGGAGAAGTAA